A single Saccopteryx bilineata isolate mSacBil1 chromosome 7, mSacBil1_pri_phased_curated, whole genome shotgun sequence DNA region contains:
- the POLR1F gene encoding DNA-directed RNA polymerase I subunit RPA43 gives MAAGCSESPRPKAAAEQRVVGAAGVLPCLELPTYAAACALLDSRYACLVAGPHRRHIALSPRYLHRKRTGIREQLDAELLRYSESLLGVPIAYDNIKVVGELGDIYDDQGHIHLNIEADFIIFCPEPGQKLMGIVNKVSSSHIGCLVHGCFNASIPKPEQMSAEQWQTLEINVGDELEFEVFRLDSDAAGVFCIRGKLNITSLQTKCSAVSEDVTETSTGEAVGKLPKKKKKKKQDPEPDEGECGAPELAGPAAVTVKEETDLGMSSNVNGLWEGELKKKKKKKQDPEPDEGECGAPELAGPVAVTVKEEPDLGMSSNVNGLWEGELKKKKKKKKKDQDPVFQGSDSSGYQSDHKKKKKKRKHSEEAELTPLLEHSPKKKRKKSLSVMDCE, from the exons ATGGCGGCGGGCTGCTCGGAGTCTCCGCGGCCGAAAGCGGCCGCTGAGCAGCGGGTGGTGGGAGCGGCCGGCGTGCTGCCTTGCCTGGAGCTGCCGACCTACGCTGCCGCCTGCGCGCTGTTGGACAGCCGCTACGCCTGCCTGGTGGCCGGGCCGCACCGCAGGCACATCGCGCTCTCGCCGCGCTACCTTCACAGGAAGCGCACGGGCATCCGGGAGCAGCTGGATGCGGAGCTGCTGCGCTACTCCGAGAG CCTTTTAGGTGTCCCCATTGCATATGATAACATCAAAGTAGTGGGTGAACTGGGCGATATTTATGATGATCAAGGACACATTCATCTTAATATTGAAgcagatttcattattttctgcCCTGAACCAGGGCAGAAGCTTATG GGTATAGTTAATAAAGTGTCCTCCAGCCATATTGGTTGTTTAGTACACGGGTGTTTCAATGCCTCCATCCCTAAACCTGAGCAGATGTCAGCTGAGCAGTGGCAGACCCTGGAGATAAACGTGGGTGATGAACTAGAGTTTGAAGTGTTTCGTTTAGACTCGGATGCGGCTGGAGTATTCTGCATTCGGGGAAAACTAAATATCACTAG TTTACAAACCAAGTGCTCTGCAGTTTCCGAAGACGTAACAGAAACTAGCACTGGAGAAGCTGTTGGAAAACttccaaagaagaagaagaaaaagaagcaagacCCAGAGCCAGATGAAGGAGAGTGTGGTGCCCCAGAGCTGGCTGGTCCTGCGGCTGTCACTGTGAAGGAAGAGACAGACCTGGGCATGAGCAGTAATGTGAACGGCCTCTGGGAGGGAgagctgaagaagaagaagaaaaagaagcaagacCCAGAGCCAGATGAAGGAGAGTGTGGTGCCCCAGAGCTGGCCGGTCCTGTGGCTGTCACTGTGAAGGAAGAGCCAGACCTGGGCATGAGCAGTAATGTGAACGGCCTCTGGGAGGGAgagctgaagaagaagaagaaaaagaaaaagaaggaccaGGACCCCGTTTTTCAAGGCAGTGACTCCAGTGGTTACCAGAGtgaccataaaaagaaaaaaaagaaaagaaagcacagcGAGGAGGCTGAATTGACTCCACTTTTAGAACACTCTcctaaaaagaagaggaaaaagtcgTTGTCTGTAATGGATTGTGAATAg